Within the Glycine max cultivar Williams 82 chromosome 12, Glycine_max_v4.0, whole genome shotgun sequence genome, the region TTGTTTTGAGTTTGTGATCAATTGAGTGCTCTCTCAAGACTTGCTACTACTAACGTTGGGcaatttattgttattgtattaAGTGGTGTGATCTTATTTGCGTGATTGTACAAATTTCATCTTGTATTCGTTTTTTCGAAATTGTATCTCGAAATTTTGAAAGCATTGaggaaaatgaaaagataaGGTAGtagtttttgtaattattattgactaaaaatgaaatattaagcCAACCACTCATGTTTCATGTGTGCAGAAATTGAAATGAATCTACATGTGAAAAATTAGTTGTTGAGTGTTTGGGTCTGACAACTTGGGAGTATCTTGTCCCATGTTTTATGATGCATTTATCATTCAGTGTTGTACTACTTGTAATTCACATCCTTGATTCTATTTCATCCTAAAACTTTGGTTTTTAACTCTGGAATGATGTTGTGTGATCCATCccgtgatccatgtagccgatcTCATTTAGTGAGATAAgcctttattgttgttgttgatgatccTATTTCATCAGACAGCCattgatttatgaatttatCAATTAGGATTTGGCTCTTCTAAGATGAGAAGAGAAGTGTGAGTAGAGGATAAAGTATACTTAtacttaattagaaaattaatggTTGAAACTGTAATTAATTTTACGGTTTTTATACATGTACTTGATTTGATctcattttcaactttttttgtttctttttttaattaatagatgTAAGTCTGCTTTATTCTCTCGATAATCACCTGTCATCTTGGGGGAGTCAAAACCATTTGCAATTTCTCTTCATTATTCTTTTGGTTTAGAGACAAATATTTACTGATCCAAATATTAGTTTTGTATCTCCTTCTGCAACACAGGCCTTTATTAAGAATTTGTGGTGAATTTACTGTATTCAGTGAGGGCTTTAATTTATTTCCTTGATGATCATCTTAATAATCCTTTATACTTAACATATTGCTGCTACATTGACCATACACCATcaatatcaattaatatatcTCTTTGGGGCTGTAATATCATATATTGTAAGCATGTTGCTTTTCTAGGTTCCATTTAACTCCTTGCCTGTATATTAATCATCAAAATccttacaatttttatttaggAAAAAAGTGGAGAGTGTTTCTCTTGTTTCCTTAAgtggtaaaaaaatttgttaaattaaaaatttagtacCCAGTTCCTACACTTTACATCATTGTTTAGTTTAGTCCCTACATGTTTCATATGCAAATATCATTGCTGTATTTATTACAGGTAGGAAGCAGGTAGATAAGATGGTGCCAGAAGGATTAATAAACATACCCTTGCCAACCCCTTTAAAGGCCAAGAAACACCCTGATTTAAAGGTTGCAAATGACCTCCCTTTTGAGACAAAAATGGAGGAAGTGAAGGAAGACATGAATAACCTAAAGCAGCAGTACGAAGCATCAATCAAACGTGTTGAAGAATCACAGCCGCCAAACAAATCTGATGGCGGCTTTAAGGAAATCAATCTTGTGCAGGGCAATGGAAGGAGGGTATTCATTCGATCTCGTCTATAGAATGGAATTTTCAAAACCTACACTAGAGATTCTACACATCCATAAGATAGTGCAACATAAAATGTGCTTTGTTTTTCTATTCTCCCCTCTGACCATGTTAGATGGGAAGGGGGATAATAACTGGGCTTGAGGTTTGACCGTATGAGCCTGGGTACTGTCACCACTTGAGGTATACTAAGTTTCTTAGGTCCTATAACATGTCCTATAATATCCTATAACATGTCTTGTATGTAACATGTtcaataacatctattttttttttccaatgaaTATACTACAATTTACAAACcccacttatttttttttgtttatttctgtGCAATACAGAAAATTGGAGGCATAGTTATGTTTTAAAACTGGACGTGTTGGTTAGATTATGAACTATGCATTTGTTATGAACATTATTCTATTGGCTTTTGCTAACTATTGCCATTAGGGTAACAACTAACGAATCAagagtgaaattttttttctaagaagtGTAAATGTTATGGGGATATTCTCACAATTTTCAGGAAACCTTGTGTTTATTGatttcttaatcttttatttgatCAGCTGAACTAAATTAAATCATTACTTGAGGGTTTTCTCAGTCTAAATTAAACGAGTTTTTAAGACATAGGGTGAGTTTGTGTAAACTTAAAAAGAATAaccttaaaataaacattttttaagaaacataggatttacttctttttccttttttttaagcaaaaatgttattttgtttaaacttattatttgaaataaacacttattttaataaaataagtaattttatttttaatttttttagtgtgtttgtCTAAACTGTTTCTtgcttaaaaaatgtttattaaaataaattttgtttgcttcttaaaaaatatttatataaaaaatgtttattttaaagttacttttttaaagtttaaataaacttACTTATATACActggaaaaaacaaaaaattgcttattttattaaaataagcggtaatttcaacaaataaatttaattcgtATTATTTGACTTCCGTGAAAAAATAAGGTTGTCAGAGCAAGGTAACATAAGAAAGCACATTCCACAGATGATAAATATGTGAAATATACTATGTAAAAGTACAAGCACATAGCAATTAGCAAATAATCCATTTTAAATTCCTCACATTTTAGCAAAACCTTGTTTGAAAGCAAGGAAACCATCACATAAGAGGAAAGAGAGGGACAGAGTTAAAACGCTAGTGAATCCAATCGGTTCTTTTGTGAAGGTTGTGTGAGGGTTTTGCTCCGTGTAACTATGATTTATGTTATCAAAATtccagagtttttttttttttggattaagtTAAAGGAGAAGAGCATTTGAAATGGGCCAAATTCATACTACTAATCtgcaaaactaacaaaataagaatgaaaatgtGTTAATTTAACACTTTTATTATGCTATATCAATTATAAGTGTTGAAAGATAATGTTGCCAAAAAAgttcaaatataaaaagaagGGGGATGTTTTGGTTCACTCTACGATTTAGTGTGTTTGATTTATTGGTGGCGTGTTGAATAGAAATGTATGTGAgagaaaactttgaaatgaacCGACGTTTAGGGTCATTGAACGAAAAATCAAACACATGAAAACACCATGCAAGAAGTTTTCCATTAAAGTCCCAAACAAGATCATcgatctctttcttcttttattttttaactgaagAAAAAATGGATATCGACATAATATCTTTTTGGTTTGACTGTTCTAAATATTACATACCTAAGAAGGTAAAGTTGGTGATAGTCATTCACtagaaaattaataatcaaaactTTAACAACTGCAAAATTTATTGTATATATCCATGTATTTTACCACAATTTTAACGGTAGAATTTCCAATCAATGACTGTTGCAATTGCAAGTTGAAAGAGGTTATGAAGCACACGAAAAAAGGTTGTAATCATGTATGTAATAGTAAATAGCTTGTAACTCGGGGTTTAGGGTTTCTGTTGGTGTAAGACCACAAATGTAATTAGGTCTGCAATGAGTCAAgacaaatacaaataattaaagcaGAAAATCCAAGCAGAAATGTTGGACAAAACTTTCTAGATCATTAGAATAGGCATCAATGTATCTGGATCTTATTCAAAAGACTCTGCCACACATTTGTTTACTAATTGTCTCATGGAAGAGAAGTGGGAGAGAAGCAACACTCATATTGAAAGTACATACATTGATGTTCTTTAACAGCCAAGTAATCCATGTCCTGGAATCACTTTGACTTTTTATCTGAAGGTGCACTGTTAACTTTGTATGGAGCAGCACTGTATGCATATTGCTGATATATTGAGAAGAAAACCATTTCAACACAAACCAAAAGGTTTTGGTAGCCTTCCTCAATGCGTTCCACAGCTAGCCAGGAATAACGGGATCGGATTATTCCTAGTGCTGCCAGGAGATCAAGCACAATTCCCTGTATAATTGAATAAAGTTAGTTGTTAAACTAATATAACATCAGTATTAAACTAATACAATCTTGTGTAACTAACAAAAAGCAAAAGGGCCATGGTTGGATTGACAGAAAGCCATGGGATGGAATGGATTAAAATGGAATGAAGTATAATGAAACATAATGGACTACAACCTTAATTTTAATGTTTGGATATGTTATGATGGAAAGGAACAAAATTTCCAACTTTCCATTCCATCTCATTCCTCCCAAATTGGAGAcagaaaaatgaagagaaaacgGAATAGGATTAAATAGGCTCAATTCTCATTTTACCATCCaaataatgaaacataaaaccattttatttcatttccctCTGTTCCATCTTCTCCCACCAATCCAATAACCTTAGTTCCACTATAGTGCGTGTGTGGTGTTCATAATCTTGGATAAGTTAAATGTTTTCCTTAGCCTAAATAAAAATCCCTCAATTTAAATAACCTAAAAAGTTAACTAAAAGTAGCATGCTGTGACTAAAGACTATCAGTGGTTGGCAAATTGAAAATCCAAACCAAAATTCAGTATTTCATCTGAAAAAATGACTTCTAATAGCACCATCCAAATTCTACAGAAGCAAATTCTTATATAATGTCTATTAATCAAGGTAAAGCATACGAATATACCTGCCAAAAGCAGAAAAAGACAATCCCTTTTATGCATAAAAACTTGGCAAGAGGCTTATGTGGCTCCAGCTCTTTAGAAAACACATGGTAGAAAACAACAAGAGAATACAATGCCAGTGACACTGAAATGTTCAGAATGACTGTGTTTATCCAGCTGACCCAAGTGGGATAAACATCAAGATACTGTAGAGTTATCATCAAGATTGAGCACACTGGACGTATCACAACAAATTGCCAAGTCCAGTTTTTGAGAAGCTTCAGTGTTTTATGGTCCAGACGAGTAGTGTGAGGCTGCAGATTGTGGCAATCATGAGTTAAACTTTACATTTATAAGTAGAAATTTTCAGGGAAGTAAGCACAATACAATGTTTAGCGTAATCAACTTAATTGATGAATCAAGTGTATTATTCCATGAATTGCTGGTGATCCTATGCATCTTATGAAGGACATGCAACTTTCTGCATAAGATCCCCTGCAAGACCATGTAACTAGAACCCTCTTTCATTtggccaaaaaaaaaagtaactgaGTTTTTTTTCAAAGTGATGGCTTATAATGGAGAACATGTAAACTAACCTGTAGGTTTATAATACCTtgagttagatttttttatgagaaaaaagggaagaaaaccGGCaggctatttaatttattgatttactACAAATAAtgttttcactaaaataaacatattcatTATTGTTCTATGAAACCCTTATGCCCCTTTACAGTCATCTTGTGTGTGTGTACAAAACCAAGTTGTTGCCACTGAAGGGAACATCAATTTGGGGTCCTNNNNNNNNNNNNNNNNNNNNNNNNNNNNNNNNNNNNNNNNNNNNNNNNNNNNNNNNNNNNNNNNNNNNNNNNNNNNNNNNNNNNNNN harbors:
- the LOC100527638 gene encoding uncharacterized protein LOC100527638, which codes for MAAAVTDMARRHTISQILVDLVKFAVGSAIDGSRRIIPGRKQVDKMVPEGLINIPLPTPLKAKKHPDLKVANDLPFETKMEEVKEDMNNLKQQYEASIKRVEESQPPNKSDGGFKEINLVQGNGRRVFIRSRL
- the LOC100808621 gene encoding transmembrane protein 184C; amino-acid sequence: MHPAQIVLYGSTLCVMITVHFSMKLLAEHVLNWKKPKEQKAIVIIILMAPLYAVDSYVGLINFFGSEAFFTFLDSIKECYEALVIAKFLGLMYNYLNISLSKNIVPDEIKGREIHHSFPMTLFQPHTTRLDHKTLKLLKNWTWQFVVIRPVCSILMITLQYLDVYPTWVSWINTVILNISVSLALYSLVVFYHVFSKELEPHKPLAKFLCIKGIVFFCFWQGIVLDLLAALGIIRSRYSWLAVERIEEGYQNLLVCVEMVFFSIYQQYAYSAAPYKVNSAPSDKKSK